TATCAACCATAGCTATCCATCGTGTTCTATCTTGAAGGAACATGAAAGCATAATTAGACTGTCTGTGTGCTATGTATGGCCAACAACAGCCCATTACAGATATCAGATAGTTCCATAAATCCAATACTTTTTTTATGCTATCTGTTTCTCATTCTTCCTGGATTCGATATTATTAGGAAACACTGAGGATCACAATTGTATAAATTTTGCTAGTAATCACACCATTGTAATTTCAACCTTTTCCGTAATATctgattctgatttttttaatacttgTATGCCTATGAAATGACACTTTTCAATTGTTATGTAGATCCAAGCACAAGATATTCGTGTTGGTAATATAGTATGGATTCGAGAAAATGAGGAAGTACCATGTGACCTTGTTCTGATAGGAACTTCCGACTCGCAAGGCATTTGCCATGTTGAGGTAAGACATGAATGAATAGACTAAAAATGTTTAACCCCTACATTTGTTGCATGACTGATATCAAGTGAACAcctatttttcttcaaactaaGAATTTTCTAAAAATTACTAGCTAAAGGGCCAGTGTTCACTTAGTCGCTAAACGCTAGTCGGACAGCCACCTACTGACTAGCGACTAGGCTGATTAGGCGGCGACTAGACGGATTAGGCGAATTAgacgttttttctatttctttcacaCAAAAATACTGATTCTAGACAGTCGGTACTCGGTAAATATAGGCATTTAGGCAAATAGCATAAATCATAGTTAAGTTCAGAAATCATCAAGTCCATACAACGCACTGACATTGCACACGAAGCATTGGGTTTAGTACAAATCTATAGGGATAGCGAACACATCAGTATTGCCACTGTACATGCACATCATAAATCATAAATCATAACTTTATAGATCTGAGGGGCTGGAGctaggagagaggaagaaaaatttATCTAGAACTGGAAGAACAGAGGAGGTGAGGTGGTGGAGGGGAGTCTGATCCCCTGATGGCCTGATCTAGGGTTGGCGTAGGCTGCTTGAGTGGTTTGGTGCTTGACTGCTTCAATTGGTGTGTTTGCCACCTTCCATTGACGGCAAGGATGAAGGATGAGATggagagcaggagcagcagaggagggggaagaacgtggagcagcagaggaggagagggaagaacGTAGCGGCGCGGTGGAAGATCGATGGGCGCGGCGACAGAGCCGTCGCTCGTGGTGGTGTGAAAAAGGGGGTAGGCAGGGATTGCGCTCTCTCTCCAGGCCCTCAAATAAGGCAACCTAAATCCCCTTCTATACCGAGTCGGTCCCGCGTGGCGCTTCTAAATTTTATCACGCCCAAATTTTGATTTCTATCACCTAGTCGCCGCCTAGACGCACTGTCCCGTTGTCTAATTGCGCTCAGGCACCGTCCTGTCCAGGCCGTCCAGGCCGCCTAGGACCGACTAGGACCGTCTAGGCGGTAAATCGACTAATTCACTGCCTAGGGTGTAAACTGGACAAATTTTCGTCGACTAGCGATTAATCACCGTCTAGATGGGCTAGGCGGCCGTTTAGGCGAACATTGTAAAGGGCCATGCATTTACTACGGAGAAGAATGAATTGTACATACTGTCGACCTTTATTGTCAACATAGATGTTGACCTAATAAAAAGTATTGGTCATtcgtacaattttttttcacctagttttgtaaattcatcTGTTACCTTGATCTGTTTTATTCCTTGTCTGATAtcaatttataatttgttttacgTATTGAATCTTCATTTGCCTAACATTCTTGAACCCTAATTATTTCCTTAGACAGCTGCTCTTGATGGGGAAATTGATTTGAAGACGAGAGTAATCCCATTGACATGTGTAGGACTGGACTCTGAACAGTTGCACAAAATTAAGGTATCATGCATTTTTGAAAAcatattttggtgcttcttttattttctttttcaccctTGCATGCCGTGACTAAACAGGGTGTTATTGAGTGCCCAAACCCGGATAAAGACATCCGAAGATTGGATGCAAACATACGGCTGTTTCCTCCATTTATTGATAACGACATTTGTCCATTGACTATTAGTAACACACTGCTACAGTCATGCTACTTGAGAAACACAGAATGGGCTTGTGGTGTGGCAGTTTATACAGGTACCTTGAACTAGCTTTCTCCTAATTCACAAGACTGATGTGTACCTCATTTTCCATCAATAGTATTATATACTCCAATGAAGCTGAAGTTGTTGTAAAATGTTTCCCCTGATATTTGTGTCAATCTTAGTATATTGTTTATTTCTGTATCTCCATTTAGCGGGTTAGGCAAAATGTTGTGAATATGGTTGCTTGTTGGTAAGTAGCCAAGATAGACAATCTGTCATTCAGACTACTTTGCTATTCTATCACTGCCTTGAAATTAGCATTAATCTTTCTATGTACTTCCAGGAATCTGTTTCATGTAGCTTGGCAAGGAAATTTTCAATCATCAATACAGGGTCCTTTATGTTTAAGACCTATTGCTCATTGATTTGGAATTTTACGCTTTGATTGTGTCAGTCAGATGGAATCAATAAAGTGGTTCTTCTTCATTATTAATAATCAAGTTAGGTTCAAAGAGTTTCATAGAGTAGTTTGTCATTGACTTTCTTCTACAATGAAGAGCTGCCAAGCTCCAAAACTTATTTACCCTTCTCCTCAACACGGGATCCTCCATGATCTTTGCTGGATATGCTTGACGATCTCCTAAAATACACTAAACTTGGGGACTTTTTGGTCCATCCTTTCCAAGAGTCTCCGCTAACCGCATCCAAGGCAATTTAACAAGTGCAGAACATAAATAACTATTTGCACAAACTGAAATTTGACAAAAAGAACACTCAATTAAACAAATGAGTTCCTaatgcactatatatttttcagGAAATCCCTTGTTTCTCACAGAAGAATGTCCCTTCAGTGCGATCTAGGTGTACACACAATTGGTTGCGCTTATTCAATATTGTTTTTACTTGCcgttttaatattttatttttgtatctGCTGAGTCATCAAATTACCTTcctttaatatgttttaaagtACCTGATCAAATATATGGGAGGTACATGATTTGCTTTGACAGGCAAACATGGTTTGCTTTTGATTGTGTATAATGACTTGTAGTTAATTCCTAGTGTGACGttatgatatactccctccgtcccactcaACAGAGTGTGTAAAAATTTTCATGCAGTCCGATGGAACAAGGCGTGCAAGTGCCTCATCTCCTCTTTTCCTAGCAATGCCCCTACGAATGCATTTGTGTTGCTTCGATGCCTCCATAAATTCTGCATGCAGCTTCTGCATGCAACAGCTTTGCATGCGCGTGGAAGGCTAAGTGATTTCTGTATGGAACTCTGCACATATTCTGTGGATATATTAACTAACCATGCGATTAGGTAGGGGTAGACAACAGCTTTGCGAGGAAGGCTAAGCGATTTCCAAATGGAACTCTGCACATATTCTGTGGATATATTAACTAACCATGCGATTAGTTAGGGGTAGATTAGGAATTATAGAACCATGTCCAGCTGTCTTGGTATTgcagaaaatttttatatgccCTGTTgagtgggacagagggagtacttggaAGTAGGTGTAAATGGTTAAATCTTGTTCTGTATTGCTAACTGACCATGTATTGCTGATGGTGAGAAATCTCTCCAGTATTATTTACATAGGGAAATAGCCCTAAATTTATCaataaagtttttaattttttgaaatgAAGAGCATTCTATAATCATTGTTTGGTTGGGGCATAACAAATATCATGGTCATGAAGGCCTCTATTAGAACAGTGACTTGTGGACAACATATTCACTCTACGTTTCACATTATATTCCTAACTTTTTTACGACACATTAATAGTATGTTGAGGAAATATGTAGAGGAGATGTATCCTTCAGTATTGTATGCAATTCAGGAAATAGAGCAGTTCTGCAGTTGTGTATGCTTCATAAAGTTTAAATAATTTGCATCAAGGACTAATTGATAATAATGTGAAGTGTCACTAATTTGCTTGCAAGACTAATACTGAAGGATACAATATATGTGGCAAATGTAAGCCTTCAATCATGATTCTGACCATAATGCACAGGAAACGTTTATGatttcaaaaactttctatggaacatttcatatattaataagagcaattttacggtccttgaggaggtaccatgaggtaccaatttttctatggtaaatttggtacctcttggtacctaggtactatgaggtaccaaattttacactaaatttttggtacctcctcaaggaccgtagaattgctctatTAATAAAATTCCAGTGACAGAATAACAGATCATAGAATTATGAAtggcatttttttattttaattcttaCTTTTATACAGGTGAAACAAATTGCTATCCAAGTTTATCCTAACTTGATCTACAAGGCTAAGACTGAGGTCGAGTTTACAAAAGGGCTGATTATTGTCAATTTCAACTTTTCAGGCAATGAGACTAAGTTGGGAATGAGTAGGGGTGTCCCAGAGCCCAAGCTTACCGCCATGGATGCAATGATTGATAAGCTTACTGGTGCAATATTCTTATTTCAAATAGCTGTTGTTGTCGTTCTTGGATCTGCAGGCAATGTGTGGAAGGACACTGAGGCCCGTAAGGTACTTCTCTTTAACTGCTGCAGATGAAATGAGCTTGTTTGATTAGGCTACATGATGCATGCCTCCTGTTATTTTGTGCCATGGTTCGCTCCAACAAGgagatggaatcatggaaataacaatttttttattcaaaTGAATATCAACATTGCATTTTGACAATAGCAGATGGGCTAAGTATGTTGAGCAAGCAACATAGTCAGTAAACTACATTGGTTTTAGGCACAATATCCTCTCAAACCCTGTTTCCACAGTTTAGTTGCTCCTGTTCCAATTTCTCTCCATGGTTACTTCCTAGGGACTTCCTGTGGTTTGAAAGTATAGTATTTCCACCCAAACTTCAGATAAAAGCCATGCCTGTGTGAGTTGCCAATGACGATGTGTCCTTGGTGCTGCAATAGCCTGTGCCTTTTGTTTGATTGACACTAGATGGTTTAGATGGAGTTTCCCAGGAAAAGTAGATGGAGCGAAtctatctctcctcttttttttggctACATTGGTTGGAGTAATTGAAACTAAAGATAGCACATAGCTACATACAATTTAGAATTTTCTTGAACTTGACTTCTGTTATGACAGCTCATTTGTGATAGAGGGGATTTTCCATGCTATTTGGAAATTGAGCTGATTTGTAAGATTTCTCGTCATTTATGATCCCTAAAGTTGTGGTCTAGATTCATATTCTGTATTCTCTTAGCTTATTATGCTGGTAGTAAATAGTTGAGAAGATAGTAGCTCTGAGATTGACATACAAATTCGAGTGATTTAATGCATCTTGGTGCTACTTTAGACTTGGTCCCTAATGCATATTATCAACTAGTTCCTGgaaatatttatttgattttctggGTGCAAAGTCATAACTTGATTGCATACGAATTCGAGCTTGTTATACACTATAATCAAGACAAAGATAAAAATGATCATGTGAGGCAATGCGACAAACATAACATGACTGATAAAAATGGAAGTATGAAACATTGAATGGCAGTTGAAAATTATTTCGGTGGCGGCATCTCCAGAAGCAAAGATTTATTAATAATGATTGTTGTCTGTAGCAATGCATGGTCATTTAGCTAGTTCCTTCAATAATTTTGCGGCAAAGATTTGCTTGGAAGGGAAACCGCCTATACTCAGACCTCCTAGTGGGATTCAATGaactaatttttattattaagTGGGCTAATCACTAGGTGGACATGGCCCTATACTAATCTCATTACTAATATGAGCCATCAATATTTCTTCAATACATACCTGACAgcattttgcattttttttagcaatggTATGTCAAGTACGATGATGATGAACCATGGTATCAGATTTTGGTTATCCCCCTGCGGTTTGAACTGTTGTGCTCCATTATGATTCCCATTTCAATAAAGGTATGACTCTTGAAGTATTTAATCCTAGTTTACTTGCTTGTGTTTTATGTGGCGATGTTTgtgtaatcataaaaaaaatttctcatgCTTAATATTCCATCATTGACAAAattaaatacaattttgaattttgatagcAGTAGTAGCTTGAACGAACTTCTTTCAAATGTTTTGTCCTTCAGTTTGAGTTTCCCTTGCACTTTGAGACCATAAGACACAACCAATTTACAAGGAAAAACTCTATACCATGATCACTAATGCGTCCTGTCTGGTGCCGTTGGTTTTGATTTTTAAATGTGAACACATGAATTTAGACTTCTGATTCTGATAGACAGGCAATGTAGGATGTGAATGTTGCCTCAAGGTATAATGCAGAATTGGAGGAACCCTTGTTAAATAAAGTTATGAATGTGTCTTGCAGGTTTCTCTAGACTTTGTTAAAAGTCTCTATGCAAAGTTCATAGACTGGGATGAGGAGATGTATGACCATGAAACAGATACACCTGCTCATGCTGCAAAGTAAGTAGGcattttacttttatcttgGTAAGCATGATCTTGTTTGTTTCTTATATCTAATCATCTCTTCATAACTACCAGCACAGCAATTAGTGAAGACTTGGGTcaagttgaatatattttaacagACAAAACTGGGACCCTGACTGAGAACAAGATGATCTTCAGGAGGTGCTGTATTGGTGGCACCTTTTATGGGAATGAGAGCGGAGATGCACTTAGAGGTCTTCTACAATCTTTCATAAGCAATTTTTTCTTCATTCTGTCagtagaaaatataataaagcCAGGGTTCTAATCGTGCCATTGTGAGGTGACCTGCTGCTGAtgaattattttcatttttgagCTGAACATATTAGGTAGGATCATAATGTTTCCACAGGGAATGCATCTGTAAAATCTTTATACTCCAGCAGAGGtactatatttaaatatatgatgatattATGAAAACTTATGGTGGATCAAGACTCTGAAAGGAGATAAATTTGAGAATCTTGTGGGTCTGTCATGTAGCCTAGACTCTAATGGAGAATTCTCCAGATAGTAATGTGGGGGTTATAATcttatttttgtaaaatatgtactGTGGATGATCGGATTTTTATCAAACGGCTCGGATCATTTGAGATGGGTGTGTGATTTCTTTGCTCTTCTTCACTCAACTTTAGAAGATAGATAATATGCGGATATGCCTTATATTAATCAATGAGTGCTAATAATCTATTCTTACTCTGTAGAACTTTCATGATGCACATTGCAAGTTTGTTAGTATGTGTACTGATCTACTGTTATGTTCAGATGTCGAACTCCTCAATGCTGTTGCCAATAATTCTCCTCATGTCATCAAGTTTTTGACAGTCATGACCCTTTGCAATACTGTCATTCCTATAAAAAGGTTATATTTTCATCTGTTTCTCAATTACTCTTGGCACATATTTATTTCTTTCACCTTAACATTGCCAATTTTGTTGTTAAAAAACAGTTCTAGCGGAGCAATTTTATATAAAGCTCAGTCCCAGGATGAGGATGCTCTTGTTAATGCAGCCTCTAATTTGCATATGGTGCTTGTCAACAAAAATGGAAACACTGCTGGTAGGTTTATTACATTTTACCTGTCTCGTTTTTTCatctattttccttttcttgttcaTGTTGTCTTGACAAAATAATAAGACATGTATTTAAGCAGAAATTCACTTCAACAGACGGGTGGTTCAATATGAGATACTTGACATTCTAGAGTTTACATCTGATCGAAAAAGAATGTCTGTCGTAGTATTGGATTGTGAAAGTGGAAAGATTTTTCTCTTATCCAAAGGTGCAGATGAAGCAATTATTCCATGTGCTTATTCTGGTAATCATAATATGCTGAATATCTcttttcattcattttttttgaactgTAATATTTTAAACATTGGTGTTTTTATTCACTTGTTTGCTCTTTATTTCATGTGACAACTTATAGTTCCTGCTGCGAACTAATTGTAGTATCTGTTCTGTTTTGATCCTTGACCTTTGTAAGAACAGcacataagaaataaaaaacaagTTCTTAGATTCTGTTCAACCAATTGAGAGCTTGTGTTGGTTTTCAGGTTGATGTTTCTATTATTTTTCAGGACAGCGGATAAAGACATTTGTTGATGCAGTCGACAAATATGCTCAACTGGGATTACGGACACTCTGTTTGGGATGGCGTGAACTGGAATCGGAGGAGTACCTAGAATGGTCTCGATCATTCAAGGAAGCCAACAGTGCATTAATTGATAGGGAGGTAAGTATCGTGTTGATTTCTTTTATTAGATATATGCCTAATGCCATGAAACTAATGTTGCAACATTGGTTCCGATCAGTGGAAAGTTGCTGAGGTGTGCCAGAAACTAGAGCACAGCTTAGAGATTCTTGGTGTCAGTGCTATAGAGGACCGCCTCCAGGTTTTATCTTTGCCTTGATTTCTAGTCAAAGTTTCTTTCATCATTTTATATTCCTTTCTCATGAATCTGTTGATCTGTTTAGGCTGGTGTACCAGAAACTATTGAAATACTGAGGCAGTCAGGAATAAACTTTTGGATGTTAACTGGCGATAAACAAAGCACTGCTATTCAAATCGCGCTTTTGTGCAATCTCATTTCTTCAGGTGACAATCTTCTCACTGAACATGTTTCACTAAAAGattccactatttttttttactcatgtTATTAGTATTTATGTTAGTGTTCCACCAATGATAGTGGGTAGAATTGCCAACTTGATGCCCTTCCACTAGGTAGAATGGTCAGGAACACTGTTCACACAGATGAACAGTATCCCTCGGTACTGTAGGTTAGAATTTGTTAGATAATATATTAGAGTTAAGATTAGATTGAGTTGTTGCctattttgataattttaaaaataagtttaagGGTTGAGGTATCCATTTATGTACGGATGGGGTTTTATTTCCTTTCCTGAAGCAAGCAAAGGCAGATTGAAAAGTTCATAGTCCCTAAACTCTAGGGTTTGTCTCTCCCAAGACCAGCTGTAGATCTATTTCCCCCACCTATCGGTGCTGTCCTTCGTCTAGCATGTTCTTAATTCATTGCTGTCTGACCTTCCTGCAACAGATATTTACCCCATGATGCCATAGGGAACCAAGGATCATCACATTTCACTTATAAACAATGTTCCTGCCCATGAAAAATTATCTATGCCTAGAAATGTTCCAGTCAGTAACTGTTTTGTTCAAGTCCTTTTATTACTTCCAACTGtgatatttttaaaacttttctcGAACTTAACCCAAGATTTGCATCAATCCTTCTCAAGTAAATTATAATCCTGAATAAGCTTTAAGTAATGAAATAGGTGTTCAATTGCTTGAATCCCAGGTAGGTTGacctcaatttttttaaaaaaggggcTGTGTAGGGTGACTTCAT
The nucleotide sequence above comes from Oryza glaberrima chromosome 11, OglaRS2, whole genome shotgun sequence. Encoded proteins:
- the LOC127754439 gene encoding phospholipid-transporting ATPase 2-like isoform X2, yielding MKRFVYINDESYQNDYCDNRISNTKYTLLNFLPKNLWEQFRRFMNQYFLLIACLQLWSLITPVNPASTWGPLIFIFAVSATKEAWDDYNRYISDKQANEKEVWIVKNGTRKHIQAQDIRVGNIVWIRENEEVPCDLVLIGTSDSQGICHVETAALDGEIDLKTRVIPLTCVGLDSEQLHKIKGVIECPNPDKDIRRLDANIRLFPPFIDNDICPLTISNTLLQSCYLRNTEWACGVAVYTGNETKLGMSRGVPEPKLTAMDAMIDKLTGAIFLFQIAVVVVLGSAGNVWKDTEARKQWYVKYDDDEPWYQILVIPLRFELLCSIMIPISIKVSLDFVKSLYAKFIDWDEEMYDHETDTPAHAANTAISEDLGQVEYILTDKTGTLTENKMIFRRCCIGGTFYGNESGDALRDVELLNAVANNSPHVIKFLTVMTLCNTVIPIKSSSGAILYKAQSQDEDALVNAASNLHMVLVNKNGNTAEIHFNRRVVQYEILDILEFTSDRKRMSVVVLDCESGKIFLLSKGADEAIIPCAYSGQRIKTFVDAVDKYAQLGLRTLCLGWRELESEEYLEWSRSFKEANSALIDREWKVAEVCQKLEHSLEILGVSAIEDRLQAGVPETIEILRQSGINFWMLTGDKQSTAIQIALLCNLISSEPKGQLLYINGRTVDEVARSLERVLLTMRITTSEPKELAFVVDGWALEIILSRYNEAFTELAVLSKTAICCRVTPSQKAQLVKLLKSCDYRTLAIGDGGNDVRMIQQADIGVGISGREGLQAARAADYSVGKFRFLKRLILVHGRYSYNRTAFLSQYSFYKSLLICFIQILFSFLSGIAGTSLFNSVSLMAYNVFYTSIPVLTTVLDKDLSEKTVMQNPEILLYCQAGRLLNPSTFAGWFGRSLYHAIVVFLITVHAYANEKSEMEELSMVALSGSIWLQAFVVTLEMNSFTFVQFLAIWGNFIAFYIINFFISSIPSAGMYTIMFRLCRQPTYWVTLLLISGVGMGPVLALKYFRYTYRPSAINILQKAERSRGPMYTLICP